From Melanotaenia boesemani isolate fMelBoe1 chromosome 12, fMelBoe1.pri, whole genome shotgun sequence, a single genomic window includes:
- the LOC121649809 gene encoding LIM domain only protein 7-like produces the protein MSPSVLPQENVTCYSKSGKVPPPKHGSVRVDHRRAVHTNSLFRDIYDDSEDEDDEVGYADPVQDDLYARKMGIKPQPVSSVSYDKFLPKFWTPEEDVHVQMIKQGSQRRPWYKKMQGFSRERSGSSSDDSECNISPWLSSAPSRSGPPPSHSHTHEASAQATIVVGKRLIQLHDCDDAGLFKHQIVPHISPQPPKIQFSLLETPPLVFAPVDPTSGPRLVKCERWPLLGRQDPRESMDPFDYESICPDLENDDMFTRRTLAFRSNTDLAMVKTQLSVNRRHYTSEPQINIVTQQCRSGDTEETEFPDIEEDDVVYRKEKTQQAQQQRPLSGAPDNYAPMSIPEPWALPPKLKARLLCPPCPLTQEAAPANKNEVDDEMHPKTDDMLIRKLGNYSDQSQMLLRGPSAAYMTPSVPSSCSKGDLQRWQEIREASQLRYKKKLLVERLAALKL, from the exons ATGTCTCCAAGTGTTCTCCCTCAGGAAAATGTGACCTGCTACAG CAAAAGCGGGAAAGTGCCGCCACCCAAGCACGGCTCTGTGAGGGTGGACCACCGCCGAGCTGTGCACACTAACAGCCTGTTCAGGGACATTTATGATGACTCTGAGGATGAGGACGATGAGGTGGGCTATGCTGACCCAGTCCAAGATGATCTCTATGCCCGTAAGATGGGTATCAAGCCCCAGCCTGTGAGCAGCGTGTCGTACGACAAGTTTTTACCTAAATTCTGGACACCTGAAGAAGACGTTCATGTGCAGATGATCAAACAGGGCTCTCAGAGGAGACCCTGGTACAAGAAGATGCAAGGTTTCAG CCGTGAGAGGTCGGGCTCTTCATCAGATGATTCAGAGTGCAACATCAGTCCTTGGCTGTCCTCTGCCCCCTCTCGTTCTGGCCCACCTCCCTCTCACTCCCACACACACGAGGCCTCGGCTCAAGCTACCATTGTTGTTGGGAAAAGGTTGATACAGCTGCATGACTGTGATGATGCAGGATTGTTCAAGCATCAGATTGT TCCACACATTTCCCCACAGCCCCCCAAGATACAGTTCTCTTTATTAGAGACCCCTCCACTGGTATTTGCCCCTGTGGACCCGACATCAGGTCCCAGGCTGGTCAAATGTGAGAGATGGCCACTCCTGGGGCGCCAAGACCCCCGGGAATCAATGGATCCCTTTGATTATGAAAGTATTTGCCCCGATTTGGAGAATGATGACATGTTTACCAGGCGAACCCTGGCATTTAGGTCCAACACAGACCTGGCTATGGTGAAGACTCAGCTGTCTGTTAACCGCCGACACTACACATCTGAGCCACAAATCAATATTGTTACCCAGCAATGTCGTAGCGGAGACACTGAGGAAACTGAGTTTCCCGACATAGAGGAGGACGATGTCGTTTATCGTAAGGAGAAGACTCAGCAGGCTCAGCAGCAACGACCGCTGTCAGGAGCCCCCGACAACTACGCTCCCATGTCCATCCCTGAACCTTGGGCTCTTCCTCCTAAACTTAAAGCCAGACTTCTCTGCCCTCCATGTCCTCTGACTCAAGAAGCAGCACCAGCTAACAAGAACGAAGTTGATGATGAAATGCATCCTAAAACTGATGACATGCTAATTCGAAAGCTTGGAAATTATTCTGATCAGAGTCAGATGTTGCTAAGAGGCCCATCAGCTGCTTACATGACACCCTCTGTGCCTTCCTCCTGTAGCAAAGGGGACCTGCAGAGGTGGCAGGAAATCAGAGAAGCAAGTCAATTAAGATATAAGAAGAAGCTTTTGGTGGAGAGGCTAGCAGCACTGAAGCTGTAG